Proteins from a single region of Budorcas taxicolor isolate Tak-1 chromosome 7, Takin1.1, whole genome shotgun sequence:
- the GFRA3 gene encoding GDNF family receptor alpha-3 has product MARPRNPRPLPPALLLVLPLLLRAGDHLPTEGRLTNSCIQARRKCQADPTCNATYHYLNSCASSISTSSPAEEPLVPEDCMEAAQQLRNSSLMSCTCHRRMKNQATCLNIYWTIHPARSLGDYELDVSPYEDTVTRKPWKMNLSKLNMLIPDSDLCLKFAMLCTLNDKCDRLRKAYGEACSGSRCQRHTCQRQLRAFFEKASEPHSQGLLLCPCAPTDQGCGQRRRNTIAPSCALPPEAPNCLELRHVCVSDPLCRSRLADFQTHCHPMDILGTCATEESRCLRAYMGLIGTALTPNFVSNINASVALSCTCRGSGNLQEECERLEESFSHNPCLMEAISAKMRFHSQLFSQDWAASTFSVMERQNKNPALRPQPWVPTLFSCTLTLILLLSLW; this is encoded by the exons ATGGCGCGCCCGCGGAACCCGCGACCTTTGCCGCCTGCGCTCCTGCtcgtgctgccgctgctgctccgAGCTG GGGACCACCTCCCCACAGAAGGCCGACTCACAAACAGCTGTATCCAGGCCAGGAGGAAGTGCCAGGCCGATCCCACTTGCAATGCTACCTACCACTACCTGAATTCCTGTGCCTCAAGTATAAGCACCTCATCACCTGCAGAGGAGCCTTTGGTCCCTGAGGACTGCATGGAGGCAGCACAGCAACTCAGGAATAGCTCTCTGATGAGCTGTACATGCCATCGGCGCATGAAGAACCAAGCTACCTGCCTGAACATCTACTGGACCATACATCCTGCCCGCAGCCTTG GTGACTATGAGCTGGATGTCTCTCCCTATGAAGACACAGTGACCAGAAAACCCTGGAAAATGAATCTCAGCAAACTGAACATGCTCATACCAG ACTCGGACCTTTGCCTCAAGTTCGCCATGCTGTGTACTCTCAATGACAAATGTGACCGGCTGCGCAAGGCTTACGGGGAGGCGTGCTCTGGGTCCCGCTGCCAGCGCCACACTTGCCAAAGGCAGCTGCGCGCCTTCTTCGAGAAGGCCTCAGAGCCTCACTCGCAGGGCCTGCTGCTGTGCCCCTGCGCGCCTACCGATCAGGGCTGCGGGCAGCGCCGGCGCAACACCATCGCCCCCAGCTGCGCGCTGCCCCCGGAGGCCCCCAACTGCCTGGAGCTTCGGCACGTCTGCGTATCCGACCCGCTGTGCAG aTCACGTCTGGCAGATTTTCAGACCCACTGCCATCCCATGGACATCCTAGGGACCTGTGCAACAGAGGAGTCCAGATGTCTGCGAGCATACATGGGGCTGATTG GGACTGCTTTGACTCCCAATTTTGTCAGCAATATCAATGCCAGTGTTGCCTTAAGCTGCACCTGCCGAGGCAGTGGCAATCTGCAAGAGGAGTGTGAGCGGCTGGAAGAGTCCTTCTCCCACAACCCCTGCCTTA TGGAGGCCATTTCAGCTAAGATGCGTTTTCACAGCCAACTCTTCTCCCAGGACTGGGCAGCCTCTACCTTTTCGGTGATGGAACGCCAG AACAAAAACCCTGCTCTGAGGCCACAGCCTTGGGTGCCCACTCTTTTCTCCTGTACTCTTACCTTGATTCTGCTCTTGAGCCTCTGGTAG